The following are from one region of the Sandaracinus amylolyticus genome:
- a CDS encoding HAMP domain-containing methyl-accepting chemotaxis protein — protein MRGTVGTKILGSFAVVMAFTLALAAYGAYRDAELRDTLELLQVRGLEAMRAAGRASMLAERIRSRHFMHAATESPVELADIERQMNEFDRDLDSALRDLDRALEGGELRQRLPRIREAITAWRAARANVFLPASRTQDTPAAIALMLREVSPHYLRAIDDLERLVDDTAALADARYETARATLETSRTITFAAAIIDALLAILLGVWLTNDIARRVRDVAAAARAVTSGDLSRRANVTGRDEISDLASAFDTMAETIERKVSSEQASARTQRDEKDALARAVARYGSFVGSIARGDLTQKVHAEGDGDLAALGRDLGTMGDALRRMTGGVAEAVGALSSATAELMATAQEQSASAAEAAAAVTETVSTVDELTQTSRTSSDRAREVADAARRSVDASDAGRIAVDGSITAMERVQAQMSAIAERILGLSEQAQRVGQIVAAVGDLAEQSNLLALNAAIEAARAGEHGRSFAVVAQEVRSLAEQSKRATVQVRGILAEIEKSTTQAVLVTEQGGKAASEAMRTVHEAGQRIEQLASVIAESAGAGQQIATTAQQQVTGVSQIAQAMHSINQAATQSVEATRQTERAARDLGALSDRLRSAIAQYRT, from the coding sequence ATGCGTGGGACGGTGGGCACGAAGATCCTGGGGTCGTTCGCGGTCGTGATGGCGTTCACGCTCGCGCTCGCGGCGTACGGCGCGTACCGCGACGCGGAGCTCCGGGACACGCTCGAGCTGCTCCAGGTGCGAGGCCTCGAGGCGATGCGTGCCGCGGGGCGCGCGTCGATGCTCGCGGAGCGGATCCGCTCGCGGCACTTCATGCACGCCGCGACCGAGTCGCCGGTCGAGCTGGCCGACATCGAGCGGCAGATGAACGAGTTCGACCGCGATCTCGACAGCGCGCTCCGCGATCTCGACCGGGCGCTCGAGGGAGGCGAGCTGCGCCAGCGGCTGCCCCGGATCCGCGAGGCGATCACTGCCTGGCGCGCCGCGCGCGCGAACGTGTTCCTGCCCGCGAGCCGGACCCAGGACACGCCGGCGGCGATCGCGCTGATGCTGCGCGAGGTGTCGCCGCACTACCTGCGCGCGATCGACGATCTCGAGCGCCTGGTCGACGACACCGCCGCGCTCGCGGACGCGCGCTACGAGACTGCCCGCGCGACGCTCGAGACCTCGCGCACGATCACGTTCGCTGCGGCCATCATCGACGCGCTCCTCGCGATCCTGCTGGGCGTCTGGCTGACGAACGACATCGCGCGGCGGGTGCGCGACGTCGCGGCGGCCGCCCGTGCGGTGACGAGCGGCGACCTGTCTCGGCGCGCCAACGTGACGGGCAGGGACGAGATCTCCGATCTCGCGTCCGCGTTCGACACCATGGCCGAGACGATCGAGCGGAAGGTCTCTTCGGAGCAGGCGAGCGCGCGCACCCAACGCGACGAGAAGGACGCGCTCGCGCGCGCGGTCGCGCGCTACGGAAGCTTCGTCGGGAGCATCGCGCGGGGGGATCTCACGCAGAAGGTCCACGCCGAGGGCGATGGGGATCTCGCGGCGCTCGGGCGCGACCTCGGGACGATGGGCGACGCGCTCCGGCGGATGACGGGCGGGGTCGCCGAGGCCGTGGGGGCGCTCTCGAGCGCGACGGCCGAGCTCATGGCGACCGCGCAGGAGCAGAGCGCCAGCGCCGCGGAGGCCGCGGCGGCCGTCACCGAGACGGTCTCGACGGTCGACGAGCTGACGCAGACGTCGCGCACCTCGTCGGACCGCGCGCGCGAGGTGGCCGATGCGGCGCGGCGGAGCGTCGACGCGTCGGACGCCGGGCGCATCGCGGTCGACGGGAGCATCACCGCGATGGAGCGTGTGCAGGCGCAGATGTCGGCGATCGCCGAGCGCATCCTCGGGCTCTCCGAGCAGGCGCAGCGCGTCGGACAGATCGTCGCCGCGGTCGGCGATCTCGCGGAGCAGAGCAACCTGCTCGCGCTCAACGCCGCGATCGAGGCCGCGCGTGCGGGCGAGCACGGGCGCAGCTTCGCGGTGGTCGCGCAGGAGGTGCGGAGCCTCGCGGAGCAGAGCAAGCGCGCGACCGTGCAGGTGCGCGGCATCCTCGCGGAGATCGAGAAGTCGACGACGCAGGCGGTGCTGGTCACCGAGCAGGGCGGCAAGGCCGCGAGCGAGGCGATGCGCACGGTGCACGAGGCCGGTCAGCGCATCGAGCAGCTCGCCAGCGTGATCGCGGAGTCGGCCGGCGCTGGCCAGCAGATCGCGACGACCGCGCAGCAGCAGGTCACGGGCGTCTCGCAGATCGCGCAGGCGATGCACTCGATCAACCAGGCCGCGACGCAGTCGGTCGAGGCGACGCGCCAGACCGAGCGCGCGGCACGCGATCTCGGTGCGCTCAGCGACCGGCTGCGCAGCGCGATCGCGCAGTACCGGACCTGA
- a CDS encoding CheR family methyltransferase yields the protein MIARRARLDPATRVALEQMLAREAGLVFDEGLEPRLADAAQRAASTVGASDASTLVARASAGDREAVDALLSAAVVGETWFFRDLPRVAMVRDRFVPEALAARGRARIWSCACASGEEAWSLAAMALSVPGASASRVEVLGTDLDPNALARARAGGYRSWSLRHVPDDLRDRWLERAGEGYRVHDSLRGVVGFERLNLVHLASGASMPQGRWDVVFCRNVLMYLEPEVARRVLLQLAGALEEGGALVLGGAEPLLPHEIASWARIDLGGNVLVRPRAGEPERVQRVESAPVGPAARRAAPLPPPRRVAPVAPAAAPQRATDAVAEAIALADRGDVESALARLAQLDAEARPLALRAMLLESLDRSEDAARAAERALVLDPGRVDAAIVAARAHARLGDAARARHHVNRARRALAVLPQDATIDLLPETSRATLLALLDGLERRLGAEKAT from the coding sequence TGCTCGCGCGCGAGGCCGGGCTCGTGTTCGACGAGGGGCTCGAGCCGCGCCTCGCGGACGCCGCGCAGCGGGCGGCGAGCACGGTGGGCGCGAGCGATGCGAGCACGCTGGTGGCGCGTGCGAGCGCCGGGGATCGCGAGGCGGTCGACGCGCTGCTCTCGGCCGCGGTGGTCGGTGAGACGTGGTTCTTCCGCGACCTGCCGCGCGTCGCGATGGTGCGCGATCGCTTCGTGCCCGAGGCGCTCGCGGCGCGGGGGCGCGCGCGGATCTGGTCGTGCGCGTGCGCGTCGGGCGAGGAGGCGTGGTCGCTCGCGGCGATGGCGCTCTCGGTGCCCGGCGCGAGCGCGTCGCGCGTGGAGGTGCTCGGAACCGATCTCGATCCGAACGCGCTCGCGCGGGCGCGCGCCGGGGGGTACCGGAGCTGGAGCCTGCGTCACGTGCCCGACGATCTGCGCGATCGCTGGCTCGAGCGGGCGGGCGAGGGCTATCGCGTGCACGACTCGCTGCGCGGGGTCGTGGGGTTCGAGCGGCTCAACCTCGTCCATCTCGCGAGCGGCGCGTCGATGCCGCAAGGGCGATGGGACGTCGTGTTCTGTCGCAACGTGCTGATGTACCTCGAGCCCGAGGTCGCGCGGCGCGTGCTGCTGCAGCTCGCGGGCGCGCTCGAGGAGGGCGGCGCGCTCGTGCTCGGCGGCGCGGAGCCGCTGCTGCCGCACGAGATCGCGAGCTGGGCCCGCATCGACCTCGGGGGCAACGTGCTGGTGCGCCCGCGCGCCGGTGAGCCCGAGCGGGTGCAGCGCGTCGAGAGCGCGCCGGTCGGGCCCGCCGCGCGACGTGCCGCGCCGCTGCCTCCACCGCGTCGTGTCGCGCCGGTGGCGCCCGCGGCCGCGCCGCAGCGCGCGACCGACGCCGTCGCGGAGGCGATCGCGCTCGCCGATCGCGGTGACGTGGAGTCCGCGCTCGCGCGGCTCGCGCAGCTGGACGCCGAGGCGCGACCGCTCGCGCTGCGCGCGATGCTGCTCGAGAGCCTCGATCGCTCGGAGGACGCGGCGCGCGCGGCAGAGCGCGCGTTGGTGCTCGATCCCGGTCGTGTCGATGCGGCGATCGTCGCCGCGCGCGCCCACGCACGCCTCGGCGACGCCGCGCGCGCGCGTCACCACGTGAACCGTGCTCGTCGCGCGCTCGCGGTGCTGCCGCAGGACGCGACCATCGACCTGCTGCCCGAGACGAGCCGCGCGACGCTGCTCGCGCTGCTCGACGGGCTCGAGCGCCGGCTCGGCGCGGAGAAGGCGACGTGA
- a CDS encoding hybrid sensor histidine kinase/response regulator encodes MSTELLAIFRDELEDVLGAIEVSLERLERGDARAALEIRRAFHTLKGAAHAVGESAVERACADAEARVAASAGDPASVATIARGALPALHARLAAISGRREPGPAQRDEAPEPAPPDADTVRIASARVDALLAAADDLGSSLLEARSVDRLEQLRASLDALRGLVEPLATGAEERDDARRRARGATSAAREALALAEAALRETRSASAVLDRAFGALSAELRAVRIAPFAGLAPGLERAAIEAAATLGKEVVVAFSGGEVELDRRTRDELREPLLHLVRNAVDHGIEAPDVRRRAGKPSAGRIAIESAIVAGEVQVDVVDDGAGIDLDAVLARARQLGLADADALAADPLALLFEPGLSTRAHAGPISGRGIGLDVVRDRVRRLHGGVHVETQRDAGTRVRMRVPLSSGALRVVHARVRHVDVLIPSTSIERVRHVAPGEAITIEGRLHLPDGRAAIPMARLDGTLGLGDADGEVGLSWLVVSAGARRVALGVDALVGEIEVVARALGGRVRRVAGVSGTAVLEGGRVALLADVDALARLAVPMRASPEVAPSAVRRVLVVDDSVTTRALQRALLESAGYAVAVAGDGREALDVLAEQRFDAVVTDLEMPLLDGLELLERIRALPRTRSLPVIVVTAVDRETDRRRALELGASAYVLKRDFDRERLLATLEDLL; translated from the coding sequence ATGAGCACCGAGCTGCTGGCGATCTTCCGCGACGAGCTCGAGGACGTGCTCGGCGCGATCGAGGTCTCGCTCGAGCGGCTCGAGCGCGGTGATGCGCGCGCTGCGCTCGAGATCCGGCGCGCGTTCCACACCCTCAAGGGCGCCGCCCACGCCGTCGGTGAGAGCGCGGTCGAGCGGGCATGCGCCGACGCCGAGGCGCGTGTGGCGGCGAGCGCGGGCGATCCGGCTTCGGTGGCGACGATCGCGCGCGGCGCGCTGCCCGCGCTGCACGCGCGTCTCGCAGCGATCTCGGGGCGGCGCGAGCCGGGCCCTGCGCAGCGTGACGAAGCGCCCGAGCCCGCTCCGCCCGACGCGGACACTGTGCGGATCGCCAGCGCGCGCGTCGACGCGCTGCTCGCGGCCGCCGATGATCTCGGCTCGTCGCTGCTCGAGGCGCGCTCGGTCGATCGCCTCGAGCAGCTGCGCGCGTCGCTCGATGCGCTCCGAGGGCTCGTCGAGCCGCTCGCGACCGGCGCAGAGGAGCGCGACGACGCGCGGCGCCGGGCGCGTGGTGCGACCTCGGCGGCGCGCGAGGCGCTCGCGCTCGCCGAGGCGGCGCTGCGCGAAACGAGGAGCGCGAGCGCGGTGCTCGACCGAGCGTTCGGCGCGCTCTCCGCGGAGCTGCGCGCGGTGCGCATCGCACCGTTCGCAGGGCTCGCTCCGGGGCTCGAGCGCGCAGCGATCGAGGCCGCGGCGACGCTCGGCAAAGAGGTCGTCGTCGCGTTCTCGGGAGGTGAGGTCGAGCTCGATCGCCGCACCCGCGACGAGCTCCGGGAGCCGCTGCTGCACCTCGTGCGCAACGCCGTCGATCACGGCATCGAGGCGCCCGACGTGCGCCGCCGCGCCGGCAAGCCGAGCGCGGGACGGATCGCGATCGAGTCCGCGATCGTCGCCGGCGAGGTGCAGGTCGACGTCGTCGACGACGGCGCCGGGATCGATCTCGACGCGGTGCTCGCGCGCGCCAGGCAGCTCGGGCTCGCCGACGCCGACGCGCTCGCTGCGGATCCCCTGGCGTTGCTCTTCGAGCCCGGCCTCAGCACGCGCGCGCACGCCGGGCCGATCTCGGGGCGCGGCATCGGCCTCGACGTGGTGCGCGATCGCGTGCGGCGCTTGCACGGCGGCGTGCACGTCGAGACCCAGCGCGACGCGGGGACGCGCGTGCGGATGCGCGTGCCGCTCTCGTCGGGCGCGCTGCGCGTCGTGCACGCGCGCGTGCGGCACGTCGACGTGCTGATCCCCTCGACGAGCATCGAGCGGGTGCGCCACGTCGCGCCCGGCGAGGCGATCACGATCGAGGGCCGCCTGCACCTGCCCGACGGGCGCGCGGCGATCCCGATGGCGCGCCTCGACGGGACGCTGGGGCTCGGCGACGCCGACGGCGAGGTCGGCCTCTCGTGGCTCGTGGTGTCGGCCGGCGCGCGCCGCGTGGCGCTCGGCGTGGACGCGCTGGTCGGCGAGATCGAGGTCGTCGCGCGCGCGCTCGGCGGTCGCGTGCGCCGCGTCGCGGGCGTGAGCGGGACCGCGGTGCTCGAGGGAGGGCGTGTCGCGCTGCTCGCCGACGTCGACGCGCTCGCCCGTCTCGCGGTGCCGATGCGCGCGTCTCCCGAGGTCGCGCCGAGCGCGGTGCGGCGCGTGCTCGTCGTCGACGACTCGGTCACCACCCGCGCGCTGCAGCGCGCGCTCCTCGAGTCCGCGGGCTACGCGGTCGCCGTCGCGGGCGACGGTCGCGAGGCCCTCGACGTGCTCGCGGAGCAGCGCTTCGACGCGGTCGTGACCGATCTCGAGATGCCGCTCCTCGACGGCCTCGAGCTCCTGGAGCGCATCCGCGCGCTGCCGCGAACCCGCTCTCTCCCCGTGATCGTCGTCACCGCGGTCGATCGCGAGACCGATCGCCGGCGCGCGTTGGAGTTGGGCGCGAGCGCCTACGTGCTCAAGAGGGACTTCGATCGAGAGCGCCTGCTGGCGACCCTGGAGGATCTGCTTTGA
- a CDS encoding chemotaxis protein CheW, which translates to MSEDLEEELARRALEIARPAAPLVRERRAALLLVVGTDRVLLPAEAARAVAPLAHLTPIPFAEPHVAGLTARRGRAIPVFHLRVLLGLPLSQLPETSRVIVLDAPGEPALAVDAIGDDDLPDDEALRPPPETMAAASRALVRGTTEDGRLVLDVTALISSPRLTIDVGPRAARR; encoded by the coding sequence GTGAGCGAGGATCTCGAGGAGGAGCTCGCGCGCCGTGCCCTCGAGATCGCGCGTCCTGCGGCGCCGCTGGTGCGCGAGCGGCGCGCTGCGCTGCTGCTCGTGGTGGGCACCGATCGCGTGCTGCTTCCCGCGGAGGCTGCGCGCGCCGTCGCGCCGCTCGCGCACCTCACGCCGATCCCGTTCGCCGAGCCGCACGTCGCGGGGCTCACCGCGCGTCGCGGTCGCGCCATCCCGGTGTTCCACCTGCGCGTGCTGCTGGGTCTCCCGCTCTCGCAGCTGCCCGAGACGAGCCGCGTGATCGTGCTCGACGCACCGGGGGAGCCCGCGCTCGCGGTCGACGCGATCGGCGACGACGATCTTCCCGACGACGAGGCGCTCCGCCCTCCGCCCGAGACGATGGCGGCGGCGTCGCGCGCATTGGTTCGCGGCACGACCGAGGACGGACGGCTCGTCCTCGACGTGACCGCGCTGATCTCCAGCCCGCGGCTGACGATCGACGTCGGGCCGCGCGCAGCGCGAAGGTGA
- a CDS encoding chemotaxis protein CheB, giving the protein MPPPSTLPTRVLIVHDSPTVRASLRRTLASDPQLRVIGELESAQSLVDAVGRLAPDVVVMDVVMPEVDGYQATRALMASRPTPIVLVSQVVDPSDASVALEAIRAGALAIVDPPPPPADAARSFRRESFLALVRSAANAHPSRASASHGAPIARVRSMRRAARVIGIVASAGGPAALSSLLEQLPQRGFPPLLVVQHLAKGFSDGLARWLAASGHPVSVGGAGERPEQGHVYVAPDDRHLGLTSDARIAISDEPPVGLFRPSGTWMLRSLARTLGADAGAVVLTGMGDDGAAGARVLRDRGGEIVAQDEASSVVFGMPQATIACGAANEVLSLRAIAQWIVDKRGGEP; this is encoded by the coding sequence ATGCCGCCCCCGAGCACGCTGCCCACGCGCGTGCTGATCGTCCACGACTCGCCGACGGTGCGGGCGTCGTTGCGGCGCACGCTCGCCTCGGATCCCCAGCTGCGCGTGATCGGCGAGCTCGAGTCCGCGCAGAGCCTCGTCGACGCCGTGGGGCGCCTCGCGCCCGACGTCGTCGTGATGGACGTCGTGATGCCCGAGGTCGATGGCTACCAGGCCACGCGCGCGCTCATGGCGAGCCGGCCGACACCGATCGTGCTGGTCTCGCAGGTCGTCGATCCGTCCGACGCGAGCGTCGCGCTCGAGGCGATCCGCGCCGGTGCGCTCGCGATCGTCGACCCTCCTCCACCGCCCGCCGACGCCGCGCGCTCGTTCCGCCGCGAGAGCTTCCTGGCGCTCGTGCGCTCCGCCGCGAACGCGCATCCCTCGCGCGCCAGCGCGTCGCACGGTGCGCCGATCGCGCGCGTCCGCAGCATGCGCCGCGCCGCGCGCGTCATCGGCATCGTCGCCTCGGCCGGTGGTCCCGCGGCCCTCTCGTCGCTGCTCGAACAGCTGCCGCAGCGGGGCTTCCCGCCGCTCCTCGTCGTGCAGCACCTCGCGAAGGGCTTCTCGGACGGCCTCGCGCGCTGGCTCGCCGCGAGCGGTCATCCGGTCTCGGTCGGCGGCGCGGGAGAGCGACCCGAGCAGGGCCACGTCTACGTCGCGCCCGACGATCGCCACCTCGGCCTCACCTCCGACGCGCGCATCGCGATCAGCGACGAGCCACCGGTCGGGCTGTTCCGTCCCTCCGGCACGTGGATGCTGCGCTCGCTCGCGCGCACGCTCGGCGCCGACGCGGGCGCGGTCGTGCTCACCGGGATGGGCGACGACGGAGCGGCGGGGGCGCGCGTGCTGCGCGATCGCGGGGGCGAGATCGTCGCGCAGGACGAGGCGAGCTCGGTCGTGTTCGGCATGCCGCAGGCGACGATCGCGTGTGGCGCCGCGAACGAGGTGCTCTCGCTGCGCGCGATCGCGCAGTGGATCGTGGACAAGCGAGGAGGCGAGCCGTGA